In Geoalkalibacter sp., a single genomic region encodes these proteins:
- a CDS encoding CoA-binding protein: protein MNIREKIDQFLAAEAFGVVGASSKPYKYGNKVLRCYLQNGRRAVPVNPVEAQIEGLDCVARVSDLPDEVTSISVITPPQVTDKVVEEAIARGIRNIWMQPGAESPTAVALAEKAGLNVIADGSCVLVVMGYHDH, encoded by the coding sequence ATGAACATTCGCGAAAAAATCGATCAGTTTCTTGCCGCCGAGGCCTTCGGCGTGGTGGGGGCCTCATCCAAGCCTTACAAATACGGCAACAAGGTGCTGCGCTGCTATTTGCAGAACGGCCGTCGGGCGGTTCCCGTCAATCCCGTGGAAGCGCAAATCGAAGGTCTGGATTGCGTGGCCCGCGTCAGTGACCTGCCCGATGAAGTCACGAGCATTTCCGTCATCACGCCGCCGCAGGTCACGGACAAGGTGGTGGAGGAGGCCATCGCTCGCGGCATCCGCAACATCTGGATGCAGCCCGGCGCCGAGAGTCCGACGGCCGTCGCCCTGGCCGAGAAAGCCGGCCTCAACGTCATCGCCGACGGCAGCTGCGTGCTGGTCGTGATGGGTTATCACGATCATTGA
- a CDS encoding superoxide dismutase → MSLVLPDLPYAPNALEPHISARTLEFHHGKHHKAYVDNGNKLLEGSDLKGLSMEEIMKKTAGDASKAGIFNNVAQVWNHSFYWKCIKPGGGGQPTGKIAEKIAADFGSFDKFVEEFKNAGATQFGSGWAWLVLDGAKLKVTKTLNAENPLTQGMKPLLTMDVWEHAYYLDYQNRRPDYMATFIDKLINWEFVNANLG, encoded by the coding sequence ATGAGTCTGGTTCTGCCCGATCTGCCTTATGCCCCCAACGCCCTGGAGCCGCACATCAGCGCGCGCACCCTTGAATTTCATCACGGCAAGCATCACAAGGCCTATGTCGACAACGGCAACAAGCTGCTCGAAGGCAGCGACCTCAAGGGTCTCTCCATGGAAGAGATCATGAAGAAGACGGCCGGTGACGCGAGCAAGGCCGGAATCTTCAACAACGTGGCTCAGGTGTGGAATCACAGCTTTTACTGGAAATGCATCAAACCGGGCGGCGGCGGGCAGCCCACGGGCAAGATCGCCGAAAAGATCGCGGCGGATTTCGGCAGCTTCGACAAGTTCGTCGAGGAATTCAAGAACGCCGGCGCCACCCAGTTCGGCAGCGGCTGGGCCTGGCTGGTGCTCGACGGCGCCAAGCTCAAGGTGACCAAGACCCTCAATGCCGAAAATCCCCTCACCCAGGGGATGAAGCCGCTGCTGACCATGGATGTGTGGGAGCACGCCTATTACCTGGATTACCAGAACCGTCGCCCCGACTACATGGCCACCTTTATCGACAAGCTGATCAACTGGGAGTTCGTCAACGCCAATCTCGGCTGA
- a CDS encoding nucleoside recognition domain-containing protein: MSEESIPDIPSRLREGLRGGLQTSLKLVKWVVPLYLVVDLLKHTPVLEQMGALFAPLMGLFGLPGEAAFAFVAAFLLNLYAAIAILVPLDLTPWQVTQCGLMMGLAHNLVVEGGVLGSTGARGGLLTLYRLLIAGVCGLTMAGLHRLFAS, translated from the coding sequence ATGAGCGAAGAGTCCATCCCCGATATTCCCAGCCGTCTGCGCGAAGGCCTGCGCGGTGGCCTGCAGACCAGCCTCAAGCTGGTCAAGTGGGTGGTGCCCCTGTATCTGGTGGTGGATCTGCTCAAGCACACGCCTGTTTTGGAGCAGATGGGCGCGCTGTTCGCGCCGTTGATGGGGCTGTTCGGGCTGCCCGGCGAGGCGGCCTTTGCCTTTGTCGCGGCCTTTCTGCTCAATCTCTACGCCGCCATTGCCATCCTCGTGCCCCTGGATCTGACCCCCTGGCAGGTTACCCAATGCGGGCTGATGATGGGGTTGGCGCACAATCTGGTGGTGGAAGGCGGCGTGCTGGGCAGCACCGGGGCGCGCGGCGGCCTGTTGACCCTCTACCGGCTGCTGATCGCCGGGGTTTGCGGCCTGACCATGGCGGGGCTGCACCGCCTGTTCGCGTCATGA
- a CDS encoding nucleoside recognition domain-containing protein produces MTALFFESLWGACLLGVKLTAIVVPLVVIFELLRYLPFFRRVGEGIDPLMRGMGLSRNAAVPLFTGIFLGIAYGAGIIIRVAREKKLSRREVFLMGLFLATCHAVIEDTLIFVVIGGNFWIMLGVRLVVAVILTALLARLWRPDPAAG; encoded by the coding sequence ATGACGGCGCTTTTTTTCGAGAGTCTGTGGGGCGCCTGTCTGCTCGGCGTGAAGCTCACGGCCATCGTCGTGCCCTTGGTGGTGATTTTTGAGCTGCTGCGCTACTTGCCGTTTTTCCGCCGGGTGGGCGAGGGCATCGACCCCCTGATGCGCGGCATGGGGCTGTCGCGCAATGCCGCGGTGCCCCTGTTCACGGGAATTTTTCTCGGCATCGCCTATGGCGCGGGCATCATCATCCGCGTGGCGCGGGAGAAAAAACTCTCCCGGCGCGAGGTGTTCCTGATGGGGTTGTTTCTCGCCACCTGCCACGCGGTGATTGAGGACACCCTGATTTTCGTGGTGATCGGCGGAAATTTCTGGATCATGCTCGGTGTGCGCCTGGTGGTGGCGGTGATCCTGACGGCGCTGCTGGCGCGGTTGTGGCGCCCTGACCCGGCGGCGGGGTAG
- a CDS encoding tetratricopeptide repeat protein produces MEEEYDDLDDYFDDEEEDDRLELAQMALDRGESETALDLVEEYLEDHPFDVDALNICAVAATNLEDEIKALALYRKALRLDPKNGAIHHNYGVLLDRLERRAEAQVHLRKALEYQPDFPEAYVNLGNVLDELGETAEALAMYDEALKRRPDSADAYFNKGHALNRLGRYAEALDCFTEALRMEPHEPTCLNGAGYALSGLGRDEEALLYYGRAIARDRANPHYFFNRGLSYLRLGRFTEALADFDEVLALDGDFFDALVEKANVLVELGRFDEARAVLAEAERREPNSPEPPFYLALLHEREGDHEGALRALEESLARDPDSIHTLNNKGSVLMDLGRLDEAMECFEAILERTDVYPLAYYNRACIFALQGRTADAVRALSEASRFEPHFLQDAAEDPDFEGIRHRPSFQKLLRKHAAAASSS; encoded by the coding sequence ATGGAAGAAGAATACGACGATCTCGACGACTACTTTGACGACGAAGAAGAGGATGATCGCCTCGAACTGGCGCAGATGGCCCTTGATCGGGGCGAAAGTGAAACCGCCCTCGATCTGGTGGAGGAATATCTGGAAGATCACCCCTTCGATGTGGACGCCCTGAATATCTGTGCCGTGGCCGCCACCAACCTGGAGGATGAAATCAAGGCCCTGGCCCTGTATCGCAAGGCCTTGCGCCTCGATCCCAAGAACGGCGCCATTCATCACAATTACGGTGTGCTGCTCGATCGCCTGGAGCGCCGCGCCGAGGCCCAGGTCCATCTGCGCAAGGCCCTGGAGTATCAACCGGACTTTCCCGAAGCCTATGTCAATCTGGGCAACGTGCTCGATGAGCTCGGCGAGACCGCCGAGGCCCTGGCCATGTACGACGAGGCCCTCAAGCGCCGCCCGGATTCGGCCGATGCCTATTTCAACAAGGGGCATGCCCTCAACCGCCTGGGCCGCTATGCCGAGGCCCTCGACTGCTTCACCGAGGCGCTGCGCATGGAACCCCACGAGCCCACCTGTCTCAACGGCGCGGGCTATGCGCTCTCCGGCCTGGGGCGCGATGAAGAGGCCCTGCTCTACTATGGCCGGGCGATCGCGCGGGATCGGGCCAACCCCCATTATTTCTTCAATCGCGGCCTTTCCTATCTGCGCCTGGGCCGCTTTACCGAGGCCCTGGCCGATTTCGATGAGGTGCTGGCGCTGGACGGTGATTTTTTCGACGCCTTGGTGGAGAAGGCCAACGTGCTTGTCGAACTCGGACGTTTCGACGAGGCGCGCGCCGTGCTGGCCGAAGCCGAGCGGCGCGAGCCGAACAGCCCCGAGCCGCCTTTTTACCTGGCGCTGCTCCATGAGCGCGAGGGCGATCACGAAGGGGCCCTGCGCGCCCTTGAAGAAAGCCTGGCGCGCGACCCCGATTCCATTCACACCTTGAACAACAAGGGCAGCGTGCTCATGGATCTGGGGCGCCTGGATGAGGCGATGGAATGCTTCGAGGCGATTCTGGAGCGCACCGACGTCTATCCGCTGGCCTATTACAACCGCGCTTGCATCTTCGCCCTGCAGGGCAGGACCGCCGATGCGGTGCGCGCCCTGAGCGAGGCCTCGCGCTTCGAGCCGCATTTTTTACAGGACGCCGCCGAGGACCCGGATTTCGAGGGTATCCGCCATCGCCCTTCCTTCCAGAAGTTGCTGCGTAAGCACGCGGCCGCCGCTTCATCGTCCTAG
- a CDS encoding TIGR00725 family protein, which yields MTARLMIGVIGAGQASERGRAWAYEVGRLLAARGAVLVCGGLGGVMEEACRGCDDGGGLSLGLLPGPDAKAANPWVSLPVATNMGHARNVIIAHSARVLIAVEGEYGTLSEIAVALKLGRPVISLGSWPLIPGVLAASSPREAVELAFQCLAVSD from the coding sequence TTGACCGCGCGACTGATGATCGGCGTGATCGGCGCCGGGCAGGCCTCCGAACGGGGACGCGCCTGGGCCTATGAGGTCGGGCGGCTGCTCGCCGCGCGGGGCGCGGTGCTGGTGTGCGGCGGATTGGGCGGTGTCATGGAGGAAGCCTGTCGTGGTTGTGACGACGGCGGCGGGTTGAGTCTTGGACTTTTGCCGGGCCCTGACGCCAAGGCCGCCAATCCCTGGGTGAGTTTGCCCGTGGCAACCAACATGGGCCATGCACGTAATGTCATCATCGCCCACAGCGCTCGCGTTCTGATTGCCGTGGAGGGGGAATACGGCACCCTTTCGGAAATCGCCGTCGCCCTCAAGCTCGGACGACCGGTAATTTCCCTGGGCAGTTGGCCGCTGATTCCCGGCGTGCTCGCGGCAAGTTCGCCCCGGGAGGCGGTGGAGCTGGCTTTCCAATGTCTCGCGGTCTCCGATTGA
- a CDS encoding DHH family phosphoesterase → MPLDLTRSRHFSHSFLEWVHGKGRVLILTHDNPDPDSLASATALKHLIQVKTGREPTVAFGGIIGRGENRQMVKELDIKAVPLHCLDLNQFNVVCMVDTQPGTGNNSWPLDRPVHLIVDHHPVRETSSQCRWVDIREDYGASATILYEYLLAQKVTIGTKLATILFYAIKSETQDLGREWCRADREAYLQLLPLVNNHILFNITQSKVPLEYYRSFSKAIGNAVIADGVLVFNLFDVHNPDIVAEMADFLMRAEGIDVVLGMGCFKGDAVLSFRTLSHLINAGEVMRDIVEGLGTAGGHGMIAGGQVPGLAPGRQAQLDLAETLTQRLLQRLGRCGAQRQALLPPDHEIRPLG, encoded by the coding sequence ATGCCTTTGGATCTGACGCGTTCCCGGCACTTCAGCCACAGTTTTCTCGAATGGGTGCACGGCAAGGGCCGGGTTCTGATCCTCACCCATGACAATCCCGATCCCGATTCCCTCGCCTCCGCCACCGCCTTGAAGCATCTCATCCAGGTCAAGACGGGGCGCGAGCCGACGGTGGCCTTCGGCGGCATCATCGGACGCGGCGAGAACCGGCAAATGGTCAAGGAACTCGACATCAAGGCCGTGCCGCTGCATTGCCTGGATCTCAACCAGTTCAACGTGGTGTGCATGGTCGACACCCAGCCGGGCACCGGCAACAATTCCTGGCCCCTCGACCGTCCGGTGCATCTGATCGTCGATCATCACCCCGTGCGCGAAACCTCCTCTCAGTGTCGCTGGGTGGATATCCGCGAGGACTACGGCGCCTCGGCCACCATCTTGTACGAATATCTGCTGGCGCAGAAGGTGACCATCGGCACCAAGCTGGCGACCATTCTGTTCTATGCCATCAAATCCGAGACCCAGGATCTGGGCCGCGAATGGTGCAGGGCCGACCGCGAGGCCTACCTGCAATTGCTGCCGCTGGTCAACAACCACATTCTGTTCAACATCACCCAGTCCAAGGTTCCCCTGGAATATTACCGCTCCTTCAGCAAGGCCATCGGCAACGCCGTCATCGCCGACGGCGTGTTGGTGTTCAATCTCTTCGATGTTCACAATCCCGACATCGTCGCGGAAATGGCGGATTTTCTCATGCGCGCCGAGGGCATCGACGTGGTGCTGGGCATGGGCTGTTTCAAGGGCGACGCCGTTTTGTCCTTTCGCACCCTCTCGCATCTGATCAATGCCGGCGAGGTGATGCGGGACATCGTCGAGGGCCTCGGCACCGCAGGCGGCCACGGCATGATCGCAGGCGGTCAGGTGCCGGGCCTTGCGCCCGGTCGCCAGGCGCAGCTCGATCTGGCCGAGACCCTTACCCAGCGTCTGCTGCAGCGCCTGGGGCGTTGCGGTGCGCAGCGTCAGGCGCTGCTGCCGCCGGATCACGAAATTCGTCCCTTGGGCTGA
- a CDS encoding N-acetylmuramoyl-L-alanine amidase — protein MMRVWLVPVMMLLLALPAAAAVEIAPEGKRPAVVEEVYWQDGTHFIAIDDILSPFGISGRWDSVRHTYSFATPRGTAVLSPGSQFVKVGGRFLPLGQRPRFIDNRLRVPEEFVTRLLPDLLNAGVYYRNLSPRAALPVDEATTLDSLFALLLQKEQPQGGGGLRAIALDPGHGGLDNGSIAADGSREKDLALQVARHLERILKMRLGIPVYLSRDGDYALSAQQRLEPAARPEVDAMISLHAQASFRPEPRGIALIVRPREEYDGLTVEAAQGNSMKLARHLAGSLEKAGFPVAGIYLAPLLPLGRGNLPTVLVEMGYLSNAEDLARLTDGAGQEALAQALFGGLNNFAEEQKERMR, from the coding sequence ATGATGCGCGTGTGGCTGGTCCCTGTAATGATGCTCCTGCTGGCGTTGCCGGCCGCGGCCGCCGTGGAGATTGCTCCGGAGGGCAAACGGCCGGCGGTCGTCGAGGAAGTTTACTGGCAGGACGGGACTCATTTCATCGCCATCGACGATATCCTCTCGCCCTTCGGCATCAGCGGCCGCTGGGACTCGGTGCGTCACACCTACAGCTTCGCCACGCCGCGCGGAACGGCGGTCCTCTCGCCCGGAAGCCAGTTCGTCAAGGTCGGAGGACGCTTTCTTCCCCTCGGTCAGCGGCCTCGCTTCATCGACAATCGTCTCAGGGTTCCCGAGGAGTTTGTCACCCGGCTGTTGCCCGATCTGCTCAATGCGGGTGTCTACTATCGCAATCTGTCCCCCCGCGCGGCCCTGCCCGTGGATGAGGCGACCACCCTCGACAGTCTCTTTGCCCTGCTGCTGCAAAAGGAGCAGCCCCAGGGCGGCGGCGGTTTGCGGGCGATCGCCCTGGACCCCGGCCACGGTGGCCTCGACAACGGCTCCATCGCCGCCGATGGCTCCCGCGAAAAAGATTTGGCCCTGCAAGTGGCGCGGCACCTGGAGCGGATTCTCAAAATGCGGCTCGGCATCCCCGTCTATCTGAGCCGCGACGGGGATTACGCCCTGAGCGCCCAGCAGCGCCTGGAGCCCGCCGCGCGCCCGGAAGTCGACGCGATGATCTCCCTGCATGCCCAGGCCTCCTTTCGCCCCGAACCCCGCGGCATTGCCCTGATCGTGCGGCCGCGCGAGGAATACGACGGCCTTACCGTCGAAGCCGCGCAGGGCAACAGCATGAAACTGGCCCGCCATCTGGCAGGCAGTCTCGAAAAAGCGGGTTTTCCCGTCGCCGGAATCTATCTGGCGCCCTTGCTGCCCCTGGGGCGGGGCAACCTGCCGACGGTCCTGGTGGAAATGGGCTATTTGTCCAATGCCGAGGATCTTGCGCGCCTGACGGACGGCGCGGGCCAGGAAGCCCTGGCCCAGGCGCTGTTCGGCGGGCTCAACAACTTTGCCGAAGAGCAGAAGGAAAGGATGCGTTGA
- the rph gene encoding ribonuclease PH yields the protein MSTGFSRPDGRQAGELRPVTFARRFTRYAEGSVLVSFGDTRVLCNASVEESVPSFMRGEGRGWVTAEYSMLPRATQTRSPREATRGKVGGRTHEIQRLIGRSLRAVVDLAALGERTVQIDCDVLQADGGTRTASITGAYVALVDAVNGLLDRGLIARSPLREGVAAVSVGLVEGLPLLDLNYAEDFRAAVDMNFVITSSGRFVEVQGTAEEHPFTLAELDALRDLAMSGCRELDRLQRQALGI from the coding sequence ATGAGTACAGGCTTTTCCCGTCCGGACGGCCGACAGGCAGGCGAGCTGCGCCCGGTGACCTTCGCGCGGCGCTTCACCCGTTACGCGGAAGGTTCGGTGCTGGTTTCCTTTGGCGATACGCGCGTGCTGTGCAATGCCAGCGTCGAGGAAAGCGTGCCCTCCTTCATGCGCGGGGAGGGGCGCGGCTGGGTGACGGCCGAGTACAGCATGCTGCCGCGCGCGACCCAGACCCGCAGCCCGCGCGAGGCAACGCGCGGCAAGGTCGGCGGCCGCACTCATGAGATCCAGCGCCTCATCGGGCGTTCCCTGCGCGCGGTGGTCGATCTGGCCGCTCTCGGCGAGCGCACGGTCCAGATCGACTGCGATGTGTTGCAGGCCGACGGCGGAACCCGCACGGCGTCCATCACCGGCGCCTATGTCGCCCTGGTCGACGCGGTCAACGGGCTGCTCGATCGCGGCCTGATCGCCCGTTCGCCTCTGCGCGAAGGGGTGGCGGCGGTCAGCGTCGGCCTGGTGGAAGGCTTGCCGCTGCTTGATCTCAATTACGCGGAAGATTTTCGGGCCGCCGTCGACATGAATTTCGTCATCACCAGTTCGGGGCGTTTCGTGGAGGTGCAGGGCACCGCCGAGGAGCATCCCTTCACCCTGGCGGAACTCGATGCCCTGCGCGATCTGGCCATGAGCGGCTGTCGGGAGCTTGATCGTCTGCAGCGCCAGGCCCTGGGGATTTAA
- a CDS encoding XTP/dITP diphosphatase yields the protein MELVIATRNAGKLREIRRLFEEVGIAVLGLESFPELPEVEEDGETFAANAVKKAQTVARLTGRPVLADDSGLEVEALNGAPGVYSARFAGAGAGDEDNNRKLLAELARIPAAHRQAAFHCVMAYCLPGGDCTLFDGRLAGTILEAPRGEKGFGYDPLFFLPEFGKTLAELPLDVKNRISHRGQALRKVLVFLREKSRTQG from the coding sequence ATGGAGTTGGTGATCGCCACCCGCAATGCCGGCAAGTTGCGGGAAATCAGACGACTGTTCGAGGAGGTCGGCATCGCGGTGCTGGGCCTGGAGAGTTTTCCCGAACTGCCGGAGGTCGAGGAGGATGGAGAAACCTTTGCCGCCAACGCGGTGAAAAAAGCCCAGACCGTCGCACGCTTGACGGGCCGTCCCGTCCTGGCCGATGATTCGGGCCTCGAGGTCGAGGCCCTGAACGGCGCGCCGGGAGTTTACTCGGCGCGTTTTGCCGGCGCCGGGGCCGGCGATGAGGACAACAACCGCAAGCTTCTTGCCGAATTGGCGAGGATTCCGGCCGCCCACCGCCAGGCCGCCTTTCATTGCGTCATGGCCTATTGTCTGCCTGGCGGCGACTGCACCCTGTTCGACGGGCGATTGGCCGGCACCATCCTGGAGGCGCCCCGGGGCGAAAAAGGCTTTGGTTACGATCCGCTGTTTTTTTTGCCGGAATTCGGCAAAACCCTGGCCGAGCTGCCGCTGGATGTGAAAAATCGCATCAGTCATCGCGGTCAGGCGCTGCGCAAGGTTCTTGTCTTTCTGCGAGAAAAATCTCGAACCCAAGGCTGA
- a CDS encoding SDR family oxidoreductase: protein MVPSDETARPVLVVGSTGYIGGRLIPRLLREGQRVRALARSLTKVRARSWADSPGVELVQGDVLDRASLLAAAQGCRAAYYLVHSMNPATRDFAQADRKAAENMVAAAAQAGLERLIYLSGLGEEEAGLSKHLRSRAEVANILRRGTTPVTVLRAAMIIGSGSASFEILRYLVERLPVMVTPRWVDTPCQPIAVRNVLEYLVGCLRAEHTLGETFDIGQPEVTTYRKLMECYAEEAGLRRRLIFPVPVLTPRLSSYWIHLVTPVPAALARPLAEGLRNAVICRDTRIRELIPQELLDARQAIRLALQDLRRREVESSWTDAGVLPPAEWGAEHDPDWAGGTLYEDRRSVLVDASRERVWEAVARLGGETGWYYADWLWRLRGFADRLVGGVGLRRGRRDPVEILPGDALDFWRVVAVEPGRRLLLAAEMKLPGRAMLELSLHPAPNDRIELRQIARFVPRGLGGILYWSLVTPLHSLVFRGMLHGIARQARAGVKPVAGE, encoded by the coding sequence ATGGTGCCAAGCGACGAAACCGCGCGGCCGGTGCTGGTGGTCGGTTCTACCGGCTATATCGGCGGGCGCCTGATTCCGCGCCTGCTGCGCGAAGGGCAGCGGGTGCGGGCCCTGGCCCGCAGCCTGACCAAGGTGCGGGCGCGCTCCTGGGCGGATAGTCCGGGTGTGGAACTGGTGCAAGGCGATGTGCTGGATCGTGCGTCTCTTTTGGCGGCCGCGCAAGGTTGCCGGGCGGCCTACTATCTGGTGCACTCCATGAATCCCGCGACCCGCGACTTTGCCCAAGCTGATCGCAAGGCCGCGGAAAACATGGTCGCCGCCGCCGCGCAGGCGGGGTTGGAGCGTCTCATATATCTCAGCGGCCTGGGCGAGGAAGAGGCCGGGTTGAGCAAGCATCTGCGCTCTCGCGCCGAAGTTGCCAACATCCTGCGACGCGGCACGACGCCGGTGACGGTGCTGCGCGCCGCCATGATCATCGGCTCGGGCAGCGCCTCCTTCGAGATTCTGCGCTATCTTGTCGAGCGCCTGCCCGTCATGGTCACTCCGCGCTGGGTCGATACCCCCTGTCAGCCCATCGCCGTGCGCAATGTCCTGGAATATCTCGTCGGTTGCCTGCGCGCGGAGCACACTCTCGGCGAAACCTTCGACATCGGTCAGCCCGAGGTGACGACCTACCGCAAGCTGATGGAATGCTACGCCGAGGAAGCGGGCTTGCGCCGTCGCCTGATTTTTCCCGTGCCGGTTCTCACGCCGCGCCTGAGTTCCTACTGGATTCATCTGGTGACGCCGGTTCCGGCGGCCCTGGCGCGCCCTCTGGCCGAGGGGCTGCGTAATGCCGTCATCTGCCGGGATACGCGCATACGCGAGCTCATCCCGCAGGAACTTCTCGATGCTCGCCAGGCCATACGCCTTGCCCTGCAGGATTTGCGGCGGCGCGAGGTGGAAAGCTCCTGGACCGATGCCGGAGTGTTGCCGCCGGCGGAGTGGGGCGCCGAGCACGATCCTGATTGGGCAGGCGGCACGCTCTACGAGGATCGGCGCAGTGTGCTGGTGGATGCGTCGCGGGAGCGGGTGTGGGAGGCCGTGGCCCGCCTCGGCGGGGAGACCGGCTGGTATTACGCCGATTGGCTGTGGCGTTTGCGCGGCTTTGCCGACCGGCTGGTCGGCGGAGTCGGTCTGCGCCGCGGCCGGCGCGATCCGGTGGAGATCCTGCCGGGGGATGCCTTGGATTTCTGGAGGGTCGTGGCCGTTGAGCCGGGACGCAGGCTGTTGTTGGCCGCCGAGATGAAGCTGCCGGGGCGGGCCATGCTGGAGCTCTCTTTGCACCCCGCGCCCAATGATCGCATCGAGTTGCGCCAGATCGCCCGTTTTGTACCCCGCGGGCTCGGCGGCATTCTCTACTGGTCGCTGGTCACGCCGCTGCATTCCCTGGTGTTTCGCGGCATGTTGCACGGCATTGCCCGTCAGGCTCGGGCGGGCGTCAAGCCGGTTGCCGGGGAGTGA
- a CDS encoding SRPBCC family protein, producing MKLQRLFFRQRLPVTLDECWAFFSDPAKLRDITPAFLDFRVTSPLPPRMHAGMIVSYRIRPVAGLCLNWVTEITQVREPFYFVDEQRFGPYRFWHHQHHFRSVAGGVEMDDEVHYGLPLELPGSLLNRFLVAPKLARIFEYRRAVLEERFGPFVVPAEPSIGPAT from the coding sequence ATGAAGCTTCAGCGGCTGTTTTTTCGTCAGCGTCTTCCCGTCACGCTTGATGAGTGCTGGGCGTTTTTTTCCGATCCGGCGAAACTGCGCGACATCACCCCGGCGTTTCTGGATTTCCGCGTCACCTCGCCCCTGCCGCCGCGCATGCACGCGGGCATGATCGTCAGCTATCGCATCCGTCCCGTTGCGGGGCTTTGCCTCAACTGGGTCACGGAAATCACCCAGGTGCGCGAACCCTTTTATTTCGTCGACGAGCAGCGTTTCGGCCCGTACCGCTTCTGGCATCACCAGCACCATTTCCGGTCCGTCGCGGGGGGCGTGGAAATGGATGACGAGGTGCATTACGGCCTGCCGCTGGAACTTCCCGGCTCGCTCCTGAACCGCTTTCTGGTGGCGCCGAAACTGGCGCGGATTTTTGAATACCGGCGCGCCGTGCTGGAAGAACGTTTCGGTCCTTTCGTGGTACCCGCGGAGCCTTCAATCGGCCCCGCGACCTGA
- a CDS encoding L,D-transpeptidase family protein — MPSLNNHPVFRATILAALVLAWACTAFAWQPRSREESLITGQGPAPVVGSARTYVIGVGEDLIELAWRAGVGYESLVQANPDIDPWLPPAGAQLVLPHIAIVPQTRPGIVINLAEKRLYYLWREGADTLVRFYPIGIGREGRETPLGNFRVVNRAKDPTWTPPPSVRAEKPYLPATVPPGPNNPLGEYWLGLNDKRIGLHGTNRPFGVGREVSSGCIRLYPEHIRDLFYRVQVGTPVEIIYQPIKVGLRGGHLYLEVHPDERGVVADPQAEVLRQKAALGNGMRVDFDAVRLALEKKSGMPVRISLD, encoded by the coding sequence ATGCCATCACTGAACAACCACCCTGTGTTTCGCGCAACCATCCTTGCGGCGCTCGTACTGGCCTGGGCCTGCACCGCTTTTGCCTGGCAACCCCGTTCGCGCGAGGAATCCCTCATCACCGGCCAGGGACCCGCCCCCGTGGTCGGCTCGGCGCGCACCTACGTCATCGGCGTGGGCGAAGATCTGATTGAACTCGCCTGGCGCGCCGGGGTCGGCTATGAATCCCTGGTGCAGGCAAATCCCGACATCGACCCCTGGCTGCCTCCCGCCGGCGCGCAACTGGTGCTGCCCCACATCGCCATCGTCCCCCAAACGCGCCCCGGCATCGTGATCAACCTCGCGGAAAAACGCCTCTATTACCTCTGGCGCGAAGGCGCCGACACCCTCGTGCGTTTCTACCCCATCGGCATCGGTCGGGAGGGGCGGGAAACTCCCCTGGGCAACTTCCGGGTCGTCAATCGCGCCAAGGACCCCACCTGGACGCCGCCACCCTCGGTGCGCGCCGAAAAACCCTACCTCCCCGCCACGGTTCCGCCCGGTCCCAACAACCCGCTGGGGGAATACTGGTTGGGGCTCAACGACAAACGCATCGGTCTGCACGGCACGAACAGGCCCTTCGGCGTCGGCCGAGAGGTCAGCAGCGGCTGCATCCGCCTCTACCCGGAGCACATCCGTGATCTGTTCTACCGGGTCCAGGTGGGCACGCCGGTGGAGATCATCTATCAGCCCATCAAGGTCGGCCTGCGGGGCGGGCATCTCTATCTCGAGGTTCATCCCGATGAACGGGGAGTGGTGGCCGATCCCCAGGCGGAAGTCCTGCGGCAAAAAGCCGCCTTGGGCAACGGCATGCGCGTGGATTTCGACGCGGTCCGGCTGGCCCTGGAAAAAAAGAGCGGCATGCCGGTGCGCATCTCCCTCGATTGA